In the Sediminibacter sp. Hel_I_10 genome, one interval contains:
- a CDS encoding SDR family oxidoreductase: protein MKQSNNTVLITGGGSGIGLALAKKFMEHDNTVIITGRNLSKLLDVQAEFPKINTIKSDVTKENDVAALADRMQTDFGGIDILINNAGIMNLLDAGHDDSNLDQQINEIEINFSAPIRMFHYFLPQLKKSHNAVLINTSSGLAYVPFAQAPVYSGTKAGLHFWTKSIRPQLALHNIKVVELLPPVVDTKLAKDADLSDDKLKPMPPKKLADIFWKDFTSGKEEITPGISKQLKFMSRLAPKFIFKQLNKEFIPRHK, encoded by the coding sequence ATGAAGCAATCAAACAATACGGTACTCATTACTGGTGGAGGTTCAGGAATTGGATTGGCATTGGCTAAAAAATTTATGGAACACGATAATACTGTCATTATTACTGGCAGAAATCTGTCCAAATTGCTCGATGTGCAAGCTGAATTTCCAAAAATCAATACGATTAAAAGTGATGTTACAAAAGAAAATGATGTGGCAGCATTGGCAGACAGAATGCAGACAGATTTTGGAGGTATTGATATTTTAATAAATAATGCGGGAATAATGAACTTGTTAGATGCTGGTCATGACGATAGCAATCTGGATCAGCAGATAAACGAGATTGAAATCAACTTTAGTGCTCCAATTCGGATGTTTCACTATTTCTTACCACAATTAAAGAAGAGTCATAACGCTGTCCTTATCAATACATCATCTGGTTTGGCTTATGTCCCGTTTGCTCAAGCTCCGGTCTATTCGGGTACAAAAGCGGGACTTCATTTTTGGACAAAATCAATTAGACCTCAATTGGCATTGCACAATATAAAAGTTGTAGAACTGTTGCCACCTGTTGTAGATACCAAGTTGGCAAAAGATGCCGATTTATCTGATGATAAATTAAAACCGATGCCGCCCAAAAAGTTGGCGGATATTTTCTGGAAAGACTTTACAAGCGGCAAGGAAGAAATAACTCCTGGAATATCAAAGCAACTTAAATTCATGAGCAGATTGGCGCCAAAATTTATCTTCAAACAACTTAATAAAGAGTTTATTCCTAGACATAAATAA
- a CDS encoding metallophosphoesterase has translation MNKLKLLFLFQLILYSCATHQLQIKEAINKESPVLDRPIAHTFYLIGDAGVKKDSLSSNLRRFKAELSKAHNNSTAIFLGNNIYPSGLPKQEDIDRKKAENILNNQIATLSNFKGKTIFIPGNYDWYNDGVKGLKRQEKYIEDKLGKNTFQPEKGCPIETVKIGNNIVLIIIDSEWYLTNWDNQPTINDDCDIKTRTRFFEEVEDEIKKAIGKTTLIAIHHPIFSNGPHGGAYSFSSHLKPLPIVGSIKNLVRKTGGTSLTDIQNTHYNELRKRLVTLAQQNDKTIFVSGHDNSLQYLVQDSVPQIISGSGSNTTATKNKNGSLFSYGSLGYAKLVVYKDESSEVIFTSSEDKKVVYKSVVFEANDPNPSFSFPNSFPDTTMASIYTNDETDKSKFYQFLWGERYRDDYSTDIEAATVNLDTLYGGLKPVKKGGGHQSKSLRLEDGNGTQYVMRALRKQAIQYLQATIFKDQFVEGQFEDTATEGLLLDVFTGSHPYAPFVIGDLADAIGVYHTNPKLFYVPKQNALGDFNSDFGDELYMIEEHTSEGHNDKASFGFSNTFISTNDLFEKIQKDESIVIDEDSYIKARLFDMLIGDWDRHQDQWRWIEFKENGKTIYRPMPRDRDQAFSKMSDGFVLSAAVALIPTARLLRAYKDDLKDVKGFNIEPYPLDMAFIKNATKADWDKQVAIIQKGITEQIIETAFLNIPNEVRNDKVETIKTILRERLKNLPQISDRYFKFVNKFGVVTGTNKDDAFIITANDDGSILVEAFRKKDGGLTDEFHSKTYSPELTKELWIYGLDDEDTFVVKGKSKRIKIRLIGGQNNDDYTTDFGKNIVIYDYKSKKNSLENASEAKIKLTDDYETNVYDYKKLKTNTNQLIPTLGVNPDDGFKLGVSNVFTTYGFERNPFTSKHALKAEYFFATQGFDASYSGEFANVIKNWNLNIDTRITSDNFTQNFFGYGNSTPNFESDEEDGIDADLDFNRVKQQYAHVIPSFIWKGYNGAQFKIGAGYENVKVTRTANRFLETYFAAANSVFTDQEFLVYSANYHYKNQNNKTYPTLGMEVGLTATFKDNINNSNNYGTIEPLLAFQHKISANDKLVLATKFKGRVTFGNDFEFYQAASIGANNGLRGYRNERFTGKHYIYQNTDVRYNFNSIKTSLLPISIGIYVGFDYGRIWVDDDLVSDSSFNENQWNTSYGGGFWIDAVELLSARFGVFNSDDGIRLSFGLGFDF, from the coding sequence ATGAATAAATTAAAACTTTTATTCCTGTTTCAATTGATACTATATAGTTGTGCAACTCATCAACTTCAAATCAAAGAAGCTATAAATAAAGAAAGTCCGGTTTTAGACCGGCCAATAGCGCATACCTTTTATCTTATTGGCGATGCTGGAGTCAAGAAAGATTCATTATCAAGTAATTTACGTCGTTTTAAAGCTGAATTGAGTAAAGCCCATAATAACAGTACCGCCATCTTTTTGGGAAATAATATCTATCCTTCTGGCTTACCTAAGCAAGAGGATATTGATAGAAAGAAAGCAGAAAATATACTCAACAATCAAATCGCGACACTATCAAATTTTAAAGGAAAAACAATTTTTATTCCTGGTAACTATGATTGGTATAATGATGGTGTGAAAGGTCTAAAAAGACAAGAAAAGTACATTGAAGATAAACTAGGAAAAAACACATTCCAACCTGAAAAAGGGTGTCCGATTGAAACTGTTAAAATAGGAAATAACATTGTTTTAATTATCATAGATTCTGAATGGTATTTGACAAATTGGGATAATCAACCAACTATAAATGATGATTGTGACATAAAAACACGTACCCGCTTTTTTGAAGAAGTGGAAGATGAAATCAAAAAAGCGATTGGAAAAACGACCTTGATAGCCATCCATCATCCCATTTTTTCAAATGGACCACACGGTGGCGCATACAGTTTTTCAAGCCATTTAAAACCGTTACCAATTGTAGGTTCGATAAAAAATCTGGTCAGAAAAACAGGTGGGACATCCTTGACCGATATTCAAAATACGCATTATAATGAGTTACGAAAACGGTTGGTAACGCTCGCACAACAAAATGATAAAACCATTTTTGTTTCTGGGCACGACAACAGTCTTCAATATCTTGTTCAAGATAGTGTGCCTCAAATCATTTCTGGTTCAGGGTCAAATACGACGGCTACAAAAAATAAAAATGGAAGTCTTTTTTCTTACGGCAGTCTTGGATATGCGAAATTGGTCGTTTATAAAGATGAAAGTTCCGAAGTGATTTTTACGTCTTCCGAAGATAAGAAGGTCGTTTATAAATCGGTCGTTTTTGAGGCAAATGACCCAAATCCATCTTTTAGTTTCCCAAATTCTTTTCCTGATACGACGATGGCATCCATTTACACCAATGACGAAACCGATAAAAGTAAGTTCTATCAATTCTTATGGGGCGAACGCTACCGCGACGATTATAGCACAGACATAGAAGCAGCTACAGTCAATTTAGACACGCTTTATGGAGGTCTAAAACCTGTAAAAAAAGGTGGCGGACATCAATCCAAATCCTTACGTCTTGAAGATGGGAATGGCACTCAATATGTGATGCGTGCCTTGAGAAAACAGGCCATCCAATATCTTCAGGCAACCATTTTTAAGGACCAATTTGTCGAGGGTCAATTTGAAGACACCGCTACAGAAGGGTTACTGTTGGACGTATTTACAGGGTCACATCCCTACGCACCCTTTGTGATTGGCGATTTGGCAGATGCCATTGGCGTTTATCATACCAATCCCAAACTATTTTATGTTCCCAAGCAAAATGCGTTAGGCGATTTCAATTCGGACTTTGGAGATGAACTGTATATGATTGAAGAACATACATCGGAAGGCCATAACGATAAAGCCAGCTTCGGTTTTTCAAATACATTCATAAGTACCAATGACCTTTTTGAGAAAATACAAAAGGATGAATCCATCGTGATTGACGAAGACTCATATATCAAAGCCAGATTATTCGATATGTTGATTGGCGATTGGGATAGGCATCAAGACCAATGGCGCTGGATTGAATTTAAGGAAAATGGAAAAACCATCTATAGACCGATGCCAAGGGATAGAGACCAAGCCTTTTCAAAAATGTCTGACGGATTTGTACTTTCTGCAGCTGTTGCACTTATTCCAACCGCAAGATTGCTGCGAGCATATAAAGACGACCTGAAGGACGTTAAAGGCTTTAATATAGAACCGTATCCCTTGGATATGGCCTTTATAAAAAACGCCACGAAAGCTGATTGGGACAAACAAGTCGCAATTATTCAAAAAGGCATAACGGAACAGATAATTGAAACCGCATTTTTAAATATTCCCAACGAAGTAAGGAATGACAAGGTCGAAACCATTAAAACTATTTTAAGGGAACGCTTGAAAAATCTTCCGCAAATTTCGGATAGATATTTTAAGTTCGTCAATAAATTTGGTGTGGTCACAGGAACAAATAAAGATGATGCGTTCATCATAACCGCAAACGATGATGGTAGTATTTTGGTGGAAGCTTTCCGTAAAAAGGATGGTGGATTAACAGATGAATTCCACAGTAAAACTTACAGTCCAGAATTGACAAAAGAACTTTGGATATATGGATTGGATGACGAAGATACATTTGTTGTAAAAGGCAAAAGTAAGCGTATTAAAATCAGATTGATTGGTGGCCAAAATAACGACGATTACACAACTGATTTTGGCAAAAACATTGTTATCTACGACTATAAATCGAAAAAGAATTCGCTAGAAAACGCTTCAGAAGCAAAAATCAAATTAACCGATGATTACGAAACAAACGTCTACGATTACAAAAAACTAAAGACCAACACGAACCAATTGATACCAACATTGGGCGTCAATCCTGATGATGGTTTTAAATTAGGGGTTTCAAATGTCTTTACAACCTATGGTTTTGAACGCAATCCATTTACTTCAAAACACGCTCTAAAGGCTGAATACTTTTTCGCAACGCAAGGGTTTGATGCCTCCTACAGTGGAGAATTTGCCAACGTCATCAAAAATTGGAATCTGAACATTGACACAAGAATAACAAGCGATAATTTTACCCAGAACTTTTTCGGCTATGGTAACTCCACCCCAAATTTTGAAAGTGATGAGGAAGATGGAATTGATGCCGATTTAGATTTCAATCGAGTCAAACAACAATATGCGCACGTTATCCCATCATTTATTTGGAAAGGCTACAATGGTGCTCAATTTAAAATCGGCGCAGGCTATGAAAATGTAAAGGTTACAAGAACTGCAAATCGCTTTTTGGAAACGTATTTCGCAGCAGCTAATTCTGTTTTTACAGACCAAGAATTTTTGGTGTATTCGGCCAACTATCATTATAAAAATCAAAACAACAAAACATATCCTACATTAGGAATGGAAGTAGGTTTGACGGCTACTTTTAAGGACAATATCAACAATTCAAACAATTATGGAACAATTGAGCCACTACTGGCATTTCAACATAAAATTTCAGCCAACGACAAATTGGTTTTAGCAACAAAATTCAAAGGCCGGGTCACATTTGGCAATGACTTCGAATTTTATCAAGCCGCATCCATCGGCGCCAATAATGGGTTGCGAGGGTATAGAAACGAACGCTTTACGGGGAAGCATTACATCTATCAAAATACAGATGTGCGGTATAATTTCAACAGTATTAAAACGTCTTTGTTACCAATAAGTATTGGTATTTACGTAGGTTTCGATTACGGTAGAATTTGGGTTGACGATGATTTGGTTTCTGATAGTTCATTCAACGAAAACCAATGGAAT